In the genome of Streptomyces sp. V2I9, one region contains:
- a CDS encoding magnesium and cobalt transport protein CorA yields the protein MSMIRDLRAAVRPSLRPSFRKNSGAPYSAYDATRDPSASSAVVDCAVYRDGRRLAAPAAPTPHEAMLQVREEGGFAWIGLHEPTDAEFAGIAREFGLHPLAVEDAVHAHQRPKLERYDDTLFTVFKTIHYVEHAELTATSEVVETGEVMCFTGRDFVITVRHGGQGSLRALRHRLQDDPELLTKGPSAVLHAIADHVVDGYIAVAEAVQDDIDEVEIDVFSTPAKGSARGADAGRIYQLKREVLEFKRAVSPLLRPMQLLSERPMRLIDPDIQKYFRDVADHLARVQEEVIGFDELLNSILQANLAQATVTQNEDMRKITSWAAIIAVPTMICGVYGMNFDHMPELEWKYGYPLVLGVIGVVCFSIHRILKRNGWL from the coding sequence ATGTCGATGATCCGTGACCTGCGCGCCGCCGTGCGCCCGTCCCTGCGTCCGTCCTTCCGTAAGAACAGCGGCGCCCCGTACAGCGCGTACGACGCCACCCGCGACCCGTCCGCCTCCAGCGCCGTCGTCGACTGCGCGGTCTACCGCGACGGCCGCCGGCTGGCCGCGCCCGCGGCCCCGACGCCGCACGAGGCCATGCTCCAGGTGCGGGAGGAGGGCGGCTTCGCGTGGATCGGTCTGCACGAGCCGACCGATGCCGAATTCGCGGGCATCGCCAGGGAGTTCGGGCTGCACCCGCTGGCGGTCGAGGATGCCGTCCACGCCCACCAGCGGCCCAAGCTGGAGCGGTACGACGACACCCTCTTCACCGTCTTCAAGACGATCCACTACGTGGAGCACGCCGAACTGACCGCGACCAGCGAGGTCGTGGAGACCGGCGAGGTGATGTGCTTCACCGGCCGGGACTTCGTCATCACCGTCCGGCACGGGGGCCAGGGCTCCCTGCGGGCCCTGCGCCACCGCCTCCAGGACGACCCGGAGCTGCTGACCAAGGGCCCTTCCGCCGTGCTGCACGCGATCGCCGACCACGTGGTCGACGGGTACATCGCCGTGGCCGAGGCGGTGCAGGACGACATCGACGAGGTGGAGATCGATGTCTTCTCCACACCGGCCAAGGGCTCCGCACGCGGCGCGGACGCGGGACGGATCTACCAACTCAAGCGCGAGGTACTGGAGTTCAAGCGGGCCGTCTCCCCGCTGCTGCGGCCCATGCAGCTGCTGAGCGAGCGCCCGATGCGGCTGATCGACCCCGACATCCAGAAGTACTTCCGCGACGTCGCCGACCATCTCGCGCGGGTCCAGGAAGAGGTCATCGGCTTCGACGAACTGCTGAACTCGATCCTCCAGGCGAATCTGGCGCAGGCGACCGTCACGCAGAACGAGGACATGCGCAAGATCACCTCCTGGGCGGCGATCATCGCCGTGCCGACGATGATCTGCGGCGTCTACGGCATGAACTTCGACCACATGCCGGAGCTGGAGTGGAAGTACGGCTATCCGCTGGTGCTCGGCGTCATCGGGGTGGTCTGTTTCTCCATCCACCGCATCCTCAAGCGCAACGGCTGGCTCTGA
- a CDS encoding sec-independent translocase encodes MFNDIGALELLTLGVLAVLVFGPDKLPKLIQDVTRTIRKIREFSDSAKEDIRSELGPQFKDFEFEDLNPKTFVRKQLMDGNDDLGLKEIRESFDLRKDLADVTDAVNGRTPAASDTANSAADGAVGGGGSTRLTKTDDTAPDLLKKTPRQDRPERPPFDADAT; translated from the coding sequence GTGTTCAATGACATCGGCGCACTGGAGCTGCTGACGCTCGGGGTGCTGGCCGTGCTGGTCTTCGGCCCCGACAAGCTGCCCAAGCTGATCCAGGACGTCACCCGCACCATCCGCAAGATCCGCGAGTTCTCGGACAGCGCCAAGGAAGACATCCGCTCCGAGCTCGGCCCGCAGTTCAAGGACTTCGAGTTCGAGGACCTCAACCCCAAGACGTTCGTCCGCAAGCAGCTCATGGACGGCAACGACGACCTGGGGCTGAAGGAGATCCGCGAGAGCTTCGACCTGCGCAAGGACCTGGCCGACGTCACCGACGCGGTCAACGGCCGCACCCCGGCCGCCTCCGATACCGCCAACAGTGCGGCGGACGGTGCGGTCGGCGGCGGTGGCTCCACCCGTCTGACCAAGACCGACGACACCGCTCCTGACCTGCTGAAGAAGACCCCGCGGCAGGACCGGCCCGAGCGCCCGCCGTTCGACGCAGACGCCACCTGA
- the sigE gene encoding RNA polymerase sigma factor SigE produces MLRRLLRSAGEPKSVTDIADRSSEDSAPTATFASDADSQAWTPPSWEEIVSTHSGRVYRLAYRLTGNQHDAEDLTQEVFVRVFRSLSTYTPGTFEGWLHRITTNLFLDMVRRKQRIRFDSLGDDAAERLPSREPSPQQVFNDTHFDADVQQALDTLAPEFRAAVVLCDIEGLSYEEIAATLGVKLGTVRSRIHRGRSHLRKALKHRSPEARAEQRSLADAILAGEGGLA; encoded by the coding sequence ATGCTGCGGCGCCTTCTCAGGTCGGCCGGTGAGCCGAAATCCGTGACCGACATCGCTGACCGTTCTTCCGAAGACTCCGCACCGACCGCGACCTTCGCCTCTGATGCGGATTCTCAGGCGTGGACCCCGCCCTCATGGGAAGAGATCGTCAGCACGCACAGCGGTCGCGTGTACCGCCTCGCCTACCGGCTGACGGGAAACCAGCACGACGCCGAGGACCTGACCCAGGAGGTCTTCGTCCGGGTGTTCCGCTCGCTGTCGACGTACACGCCGGGCACCTTCGAGGGCTGGCTGCACCGCATCACGACCAATCTCTTCCTGGACATGGTCCGGCGCAAGCAGCGCATCCGTTTCGACTCGCTCGGCGACGACGCGGCCGAGCGGCTGCCCAGCCGGGAGCCGTCCCCGCAGCAGGTCTTCAATGACACCCACTTCGACGCCGACGTGCAGCAGGCGCTGGACACCCTCGCGCCCGAGTTCCGTGCGGCCGTCGTCCTCTGCGACATCGAGGGCCTCAGTTACGAGGAGATCGCCGCGACCCTCGGGGTGAAGCTCGGCACCGTCCGCAGCCGTATCCACCGCGGGCGCTCGCACCTGCGCAAGGCGCTCAAGCACCGTTCGCCCGAGGCCCGCGCCGAGCAGCGCTCCCTGGCGGACGCGATCCTGGCGGGGGAGGGCGGACTGGCGTGA
- a CDS encoding suppressor of fused domain protein: MAEILALVEARLVSALGEPDARADVTFLGTDRIQVLRFLDGDIVRYATLGMSGAPMADPTSPLADPVKGPRAELVLSVRGGLADTDQVLRPLAVLAASPQVEGVIVAPGASLDLGEPLWPEAPFTSVLVAESGGLVEDLELDEPMDPVRFLPLLPMTHNEAAWKRVRGAQELQERWLTHGADLRDPFRASVPLD, encoded by the coding sequence ATGGCAGAAATTCTCGCGCTGGTCGAGGCCCGGCTCGTCTCCGCGCTCGGTGAGCCGGACGCCCGCGCCGATGTGACGTTCCTCGGCACGGACCGTATCCAGGTGCTGCGCTTCCTCGACGGCGACATCGTGCGGTACGCGACGCTCGGCATGTCGGGAGCGCCGATGGCCGACCCGACCTCCCCGCTCGCCGACCCGGTGAAGGGCCCGCGCGCCGAGCTGGTCCTCTCCGTACGGGGCGGGCTCGCCGACACCGATCAGGTGCTGCGCCCGCTCGCCGTGCTGGCCGCCTCCCCGCAGGTCGAGGGGGTGATCGTGGCCCCCGGCGCCTCGCTGGACCTGGGTGAACCGCTGTGGCCCGAGGCGCCGTTCACGTCCGTCCTGGTCGCGGAGTCCGGCGGCCTGGTGGAGGACCTGGAGCTGGACGAGCCGATGGACCCGGTGCGCTTCCTGCCGCTGCTGCCGATGACGCACAACGAGGCCGCCTGGAAGCGGGTGCGCGGGGCGCAGGAACTCCAGGAGCGCTGGCTGACGCACGGTGCGGACCTGCGCGACCCGTTCCGCGCGTCCGTACCGCTCGACTGA
- a CDS encoding DUF6758 family protein produces MRGEPSCPKCGGRVRAPGLFADAWQCSAHGQVHPLQPVIPPSVEALGVVVHRARVPVWMPWPLPVGWLFTGVASAGDDRSGGRATAVACSGPGPLGGMGELLLVAEELGVGLGARYAGIEGLDPGPHLNIDSAPDAKVHAAGRPTPLWHVRNAPEDRAVFAGEARGLWLWAILWPEQSGLLMYDELVLTDLRDAGGEVDLVPCGALTPRLLTAPEAPPRQATGER; encoded by the coding sequence ATGAGGGGCGAACCCAGTTGCCCGAAGTGCGGTGGCCGGGTCAGGGCGCCCGGTCTCTTCGCCGACGCCTGGCAGTGCTCCGCGCACGGCCAGGTCCACCCGCTGCAGCCGGTCATCCCGCCGAGCGTCGAGGCGCTCGGCGTCGTGGTGCACCGCGCCAGGGTGCCCGTCTGGATGCCCTGGCCGCTCCCGGTGGGCTGGCTGTTCACCGGCGTCGCCAGCGCGGGCGACGACCGCAGCGGCGGTCGCGCGACCGCCGTGGCCTGCTCCGGACCCGGCCCGCTGGGCGGCATGGGTGAACTGCTGCTCGTGGCCGAGGAGTTGGGCGTCGGACTCGGCGCCCGGTACGCCGGGATCGAGGGCCTGGACCCCGGCCCCCACCTGAACATCGACTCCGCTCCGGATGCCAAGGTCCACGCCGCCGGCCGCCCCACCCCGCTCTGGCACGTCAGGAACGCCCCGGAGGACCGGGCCGTCTTCGCCGGCGAGGCGCGGGGGCTGTGGCTCTGGGCGATCCTGTGGCCGGAGCAGTCGGGGCTCCTGATGTACGACGAACTGGTCCTGACCGACCTGCGGGACGCCGGGGGAGAGGTGGACCTGGTCCCCTGCGGCGCGCTCACCCCCCGCCTGCTCACCGCCCCGGAGGCGCCGCCGCGACAGGCGACGGGGGAGCGGTAG
- a CDS encoding trypsin-like peptidase domain-containing protein — protein sequence MDDGKPTGPQAKWWSRPTARRADRIESDTGTAPVEPPVVEDPAEAAPAARAVAAAPAPTVPAQTPAPEAPVQAPVPEVPAPAVPDQQDAAPVPADAPGQEVPHPRPSGPPLHEPDEYRTPPYGGPGPWAPAPPVQRPTPAHGTVVPPGAGGPAPQYAAPHAAQPPPGAPEHQGPHPASAAHPVPAAHPAPAPPPAQQQTQWLQYDPWGAPGPLSRTGPEGGEPGRRKKRRGGTLAGALLLALVAGGIGGGVGAYVERNGGLTTVELPQAGRDHGDRAPESVAGIAASALPSVVTLHVSGAAESGTGTGFVLDGQGHILTNNHVVAPAGTGGDITVTFSTGETASAELVGKDSGYDLAVVKVRGVSGLKPLPLGNSDNVQVGDPVVAIGAPFDLSNTVTSGIISAKQRPITAGGEKGDGSDISYVDALQTDAPINPGNSGGPLVDTRAHVIGINSAIRAADSGGGPESGGQSGSIGLGFAIPINQGKRVAEELISTGKATHPVIGVTLDMKYTGDGAKVGTKDADGGPAVAEDGPAAEAGIRSGDVITHVEGQRVHSGEELIVKIRARRPGDELDLELTRGGSERTVTLTLGSASGS from the coding sequence ATGGACGACGGGAAGCCCACCGGGCCGCAGGCGAAGTGGTGGAGCCGCCCCACGGCGCGCCGCGCCGACCGCATCGAATCGGACACCGGGACCGCCCCCGTGGAGCCCCCGGTGGTGGAGGACCCCGCAGAGGCGGCCCCGGCCGCCCGTGCCGTCGCGGCGGCCCCTGCTCCGACCGTCCCGGCGCAGACCCCGGCACCGGAGGCCCCGGTACAGGCCCCCGTCCCGGAGGTCCCGGCTCCGGCCGTTCCGGATCAGCAGGACGCCGCCCCGGTCCCGGCGGACGCGCCCGGCCAGGAGGTTCCGCACCCGAGACCGTCCGGGCCGCCGCTGCACGAGCCCGACGAGTACCGCACCCCGCCCTACGGCGGCCCCGGACCGTGGGCGCCCGCCCCGCCGGTGCAGCGGCCGACCCCGGCGCACGGCACCGTCGTACCGCCGGGGGCCGGGGGGCCCGCCCCGCAGTACGCCGCTCCCCACGCGGCGCAGCCGCCCCCCGGCGCTCCCGAGCACCAGGGGCCGCACCCGGCGTCGGCGGCACATCCCGTACCCGCGGCTCATCCGGCCCCGGCTCCGCCCCCGGCGCAGCAGCAGACGCAGTGGCTCCAGTACGACCCGTGGGGTGCCCCGGGGCCGCTGAGCCGGACCGGTCCCGAGGGCGGAGAGCCCGGCCGGCGGAAGAAGCGGCGGGGCGGGACGCTCGCGGGGGCGCTCCTGCTGGCCCTGGTCGCGGGCGGCATCGGCGGCGGGGTCGGCGCGTACGTCGAGCGCAACGGCGGCCTGACCACCGTCGAGCTGCCGCAGGCGGGCCGCGACCACGGTGACCGGGCCCCCGAGAGCGTCGCGGGGATCGCCGCCAGCGCCCTGCCCAGCGTGGTCACCCTGCACGTCAGCGGCGCCGCCGAGTCCGGCACGGGCACCGGGTTCGTCCTGGACGGCCAGGGCCACATCCTCACCAACAACCACGTCGTCGCCCCGGCCGGGACCGGCGGGGACATCACCGTGACGTTCAGCACCGGAGAAACGGCCTCCGCCGAACTCGTCGGCAAGGACAGCGGTTACGACCTGGCCGTCGTCAAGGTGCGCGGGGTGTCCGGGCTCAAGCCCCTGCCCCTGGGCAACTCCGACAACGTTCAGGTGGGCGACCCGGTGGTGGCCATCGGCGCGCCCTTCGACCTGTCCAACACCGTGACCTCGGGCATCATCAGCGCCAAGCAGCGGCCGATCACCGCGGGCGGCGAGAAGGGCGACGGCAGCGACATCAGCTACGTCGACGCCCTCCAGACCGATGCCCCGATCAACCCCGGCAACTCCGGCGGCCCCCTGGTCGACACCCGCGCCCATGTCATCGGCATCAACAGCGCGATCCGGGCGGCCGACAGCGGTGGCGGACCCGAGTCCGGCGGTCAGTCCGGCTCCATCGGCCTCGGCTTCGCCATCCCGATCAACCAGGGCAAACGCGTTGCCGAGGAGCTGATCAGCACCGGCAAGGCCACCCACCCGGTGATCGGCGTCACGCTGGACATGAAGTACACCGGCGACGGGGCCAAGGTCGGCACGAAGGACGCCGACGGCGGACCCGCCGTCGCCGAGGACGGTCCGGCGGCCGAGGCGGGCATCAGGTCCGGCGACGTCATCACCCACGTCGAGGGCCAGCGGGTGCACAGCGGCGAGGAGCTGATCGTGAAGATCCGCGCCCGCCGTCCCGGCGACGAGCTCGACCTCGAGCTGACCCGCGGCGGCAGCGAACGGACCGTGACCCTGACCCTGGGCTCCGCGAGCGGAAGCTAG
- a CDS encoding MFS transporter, whose amino-acid sequence MRGEDPFDEGATGARLLRQPKAVWATAGASVVAFMGIGLVDPILPSIAEGLEASPSQVSLLFTSYFLITAFAMLITGFVSSRIGGRRTLLAGLALVVVFAALSGTSSSVGELVGFRAGWGLGNALFVSTALAVIVGAAAGGSAAAILLYESALGLGMACGPLLGALLGDASWRYPFFGTAALMAIGFLCIAAFLKEQPKPARKTSLLDPVKALGHGGLASVAASAFFYNYAFFTILAFTPFVLDMTPYKSGAVFFAWGLLLAVFSVLVAPPLQRRFGSLRVLGVSLILLAADLLVLGYGSHTTAIVATIVSGAFIGMNNTVYTELALGVSDAPRPVASAGYNFVRWFAAAAAPFLAPKIEEWTDVHIPFVVAALAATVGAVVVGVRRTALTHEAEELEPVHAREDGVTALAD is encoded by the coding sequence ATGCGGGGAGAAGATCCGTTCGACGAGGGAGCGACGGGAGCCAGGCTCCTGCGCCAGCCGAAGGCCGTCTGGGCGACGGCGGGCGCATCGGTGGTGGCCTTCATGGGGATCGGCCTGGTGGACCCGATCCTGCCGTCCATCGCCGAGGGACTGGAGGCGTCGCCGAGCCAGGTGTCGCTGCTGTTCACCTCGTACTTCCTGATCACCGCCTTCGCCATGCTGATCACCGGCTTCGTCTCCAGCCGCATCGGCGGGCGCAGGACCCTGCTGGCCGGCCTCGCGCTCGTCGTCGTCTTCGCCGCGCTCTCCGGCACCTCGTCCTCCGTCGGAGAGCTGGTCGGCTTCCGGGCCGGCTGGGGTCTGGGCAACGCCCTCTTCGTCTCGACCGCCCTCGCGGTGATCGTCGGAGCGGCGGCGGGCGGCAGCGCGGCGGCGATCCTGCTGTACGAGTCGGCGCTCGGCCTCGGCATGGCGTGCGGGCCGCTGCTCGGCGCGCTGCTGGGCGACGCGAGCTGGCGCTACCCGTTCTTCGGGACGGCGGCGCTGATGGCGATCGGCTTCCTCTGCATCGCGGCCTTCCTGAAGGAACAGCCGAAGCCCGCCCGCAAGACCTCCTTGCTCGACCCGGTGAAGGCGCTGGGCCACGGCGGTCTCGCCTCGGTGGCGGCCTCGGCCTTCTTCTACAACTACGCCTTCTTCACGATCCTGGCCTTCACGCCGTTCGTGCTGGACATGACCCCGTACAAGTCGGGGGCGGTCTTCTTCGCCTGGGGCCTGCTGCTCGCCGTCTTCTCCGTGCTGGTCGCCCCGCCCCTCCAGCGCCGATTCGGCTCGCTCAGGGTGCTCGGCGTCTCGCTCATCCTGCTCGCCGCCGACCTGCTCGTCCTCGGGTACGGGAGCCACACCACGGCGATCGTCGCCACGATCGTCTCCGGCGCGTTCATCGGCATGAACAACACCGTCTACACCGAGCTGGCCCTCGGGGTCTCGGACGCGCCGCGCCCCGTGGCGAGCGCCGGGTACAACTTCGTCCGCTGGTTCGCCGCGGCCGCCGCCCCCTTCCTCGCCCCGAAGATCGAGGAGTGGACCGACGTCCACATCCCGTTCGTGGTGGCCGCGCTCGCCGCCACCGTCGGAGCGGTCGTCGTGGGCGTCCGGCGTACGGCGCTGACCCATGAGGCGGAGGAGCTGGAACCCGTCCACGCCAGGGAGGACGGCGTCACGGCGCTCGCCGACTGA
- a CDS encoding Mrp/NBP35 family ATP-binding protein: protein MATEDAVLEALATVNDPEIHRPITELGMVKSVEIDPDGVVAVTVYLTVSGCPMRETITRNVTEAVARVEGVSRVEVTLDVMSDEQRKELASSLRGSSAEREVPFAQPGSLTRVYAVASGKGGVGKSSVTVNLAAAMAADGLKVGVVDADIYGHSVPRMLGADGKPTQVENMIMPPSSHGVKVISIGMFTPGNAPVVWRGPMLHRALQQFLADVYWGDLDVLLLDLPPGTGDIAISVAQLVPNAEILVVTTPQQAAAEVAERAGSIAVQTHQKIVGVVENMSGMPCPHCDEMVDVFGSGGGARVAEGLTRTVGAEVPVLGSIPIDVRLREGGDEGKPVVLSDPDSPAGSALRAIARKLGGRQRGLSGMSLGITPRNKF from the coding sequence ATGGCTACGGAAGACGCGGTGCTTGAGGCACTGGCGACAGTGAACGACCCGGAGATCCACCGCCCGATCACCGAGCTGGGCATGGTGAAATCGGTCGAGATCGATCCTGACGGTGTAGTCGCTGTCACGGTGTATCTCACGGTCTCCGGCTGCCCGATGCGCGAGACGATCACCCGGAACGTGACCGAGGCGGTCGCCCGCGTCGAGGGCGTCTCGCGGGTCGAGGTGACCCTCGACGTGATGAGCGACGAGCAGCGCAAGGAGCTGGCGAGCTCGCTGCGCGGCTCCAGCGCCGAGCGGGAGGTGCCCTTCGCCCAGCCCGGTTCGCTGACCCGCGTGTACGCGGTCGCCTCCGGCAAGGGCGGCGTCGGCAAGTCCTCGGTGACGGTGAACCTCGCCGCGGCGATGGCGGCGGACGGGCTGAAGGTCGGCGTCGTGGACGCGGACATCTACGGGCACAGCGTGCCCCGGATGCTCGGCGCCGACGGCAAGCCCACCCAGGTCGAGAACATGATCATGCCGCCGTCCTCGCACGGCGTGAAGGTCATCTCCATCGGCATGTTCACGCCGGGCAACGCACCCGTGGTGTGGCGCGGGCCGATGCTGCACCGGGCGCTCCAGCAGTTCCTCGCCGACGTGTACTGGGGTGACCTGGACGTCCTGCTGCTGGACCTGCCTCCGGGCACCGGCGACATCGCGATCTCGGTGGCGCAGCTCGTGCCGAACGCGGAGATCCTGGTCGTCACGACCCCGCAGCAGGCGGCGGCCGAGGTGGCCGAGCGGGCCGGTTCGATCGCCGTGCAGACCCACCAGAAGATCGTCGGCGTGGTGGAGAACATGTCGGGCATGCCGTGTCCGCACTGCGACGAGATGGTCGACGTGTTCGGCTCGGGCGGCGGTGCGCGGGTGGCCGAGGGGCTGACGCGCACGGTCGGCGCCGAGGTGCCGGTGCTCGGCTCGATCCCGATCGACGTACGGCTGCGCGAGGGCGGCGACGAGGGCAAGCCGGTCGTCCTCTCCGACCCGGACTCCCCGGCCGGCAGCGCGCTGCGGGCGATCGCACGGAAGCTGGGCGGCCGTCAGCGCGGCCTGTCGGGCATGTCGCTGGGGATCACCCCCCGCAACAAGTTCTGA
- a CDS encoding anti-sigma factor: MSGTGPTGPTPAEAHLGDRLAALVDGELKHDARERVLAHLATCAKCKAEADAQRRLKSAFAMSASPSPSEGFLARLQGLPGGPGGDGAGSGAPFGGRSPFAEEFFPALRPSGGSTRADSAPSPLDGFGYVPAAHGAGAVLPGRPVSGSVFRIHEVARDADRSAWRGRRFAFAAAGAVSLAAIALGGSLPLDSGPEPSLRAEGTGNNVSPLDAETRAEKGAKAVSRRSGGALAPAGGVEPLRTGRPSGTAPAGTDSVHPALTGKAPAAPAATPPVNRQVPPAAPLLFGGPASGGHPFVLPVLNVSVPPLVRPAASGAPLTALGSGTKPKTASSASLPRVPANDLASPLSPRP, translated from the coding sequence GTGAGCGGCACAGGTCCGACCGGTCCCACCCCTGCCGAAGCGCACCTGGGGGACCGGCTCGCCGCACTGGTCGACGGCGAGTTGAAACACGACGCCCGCGAGCGGGTCCTGGCCCACCTGGCGACCTGCGCCAAGTGCAAGGCCGAGGCCGACGCCCAGCGCCGCCTGAAGAGCGCCTTCGCCATGTCCGCCTCACCCTCGCCCTCCGAGGGGTTCCTGGCCCGCCTCCAGGGCCTTCCCGGCGGTCCTGGAGGCGACGGGGCCGGCTCCGGCGCGCCGTTCGGCGGCCGGAGCCCCTTCGCGGAGGAGTTCTTTCCCGCACTGCGGCCCTCCGGAGGCAGCACCCGCGCCGACTCCGCGCCCTCCCCGCTCGACGGCTTCGGGTACGTTCCCGCCGCGCACGGCGCCGGTGCCGTGCTGCCGGGGCGGCCCGTCTCCGGATCCGTCTTCCGCATACACGAGGTGGCCCGCGACGCGGACCGCTCCGCGTGGCGCGGGCGGCGCTTCGCGTTCGCGGCGGCCGGCGCCGTCTCCCTCGCGGCCATCGCGCTCGGCGGCTCCCTGCCGCTCGACTCCGGACCCGAGCCCTCACTGCGGGCCGAGGGCACCGGGAACAACGTTTCCCCACTCGACGCGGAGACCCGCGCGGAGAAGGGCGCCAAGGCGGTCAGCCGCCGGAGCGGCGGTGCGCTCGCCCCGGCCGGCGGCGTCGAGCCCTTGCGGACGGGACGTCCCTCCGGCACCGCCCCGGCCGGCACGGACAGCGTGCATCCCGCGCTCACCGGGAAGGCCCCGGCGGCCCCGGCCGCCACCCCTCCCGTGAACCGGCAGGTTCCGCCGGCCGCGCCGCTGCTGTTCGGCGGCCCGGCCTCGGGCGGACACCCCTTCGTGCTCCCCGTGCTCAATGTGTCCGTGCCGCCGTTGGTACGGCCGGCCGCCTCCGGCGCCCCGTTGACGGCGCTCGGCAGCGGGACGAAGCCGAAGACGGCCTCCTCGGCGTCGCTCCCGCGCGTGCCCGCCAACGATCTGGCGAGCCCGCTTTCCCCCCGGCCCTGA
- a CDS encoding magnesium transporter MgtE N-terminal domain-containing protein, with protein sequence MAAVTHRVFVSHLSGVPVFDPNGDQVGRVRDLVAMLRVGGRPPRILGLVVEVISRRRIFLPMTRVTGVESGQVITTGVVNMRRFEQRPTERLVLGEFLDRRVRLVDGHGEEGEEVTVLDVAIQQLPARRDWEIDKYFVRKGRGGALRRKGETLTVEWSAVSGFSLDEHGQGAESLVATFERLRPTDVANALHHLSPKRRAEVAAALDDDRLADVLEELPEDDQVEIIGKLAEERAADVLEAMDPDDAADLLSELPEEDKERLLELMRPDDAADVRRLLSYEERTAGGLMTTEPIVLRPDATVADALARVRQQDLSPALAAQVYVCRSPDETPTGKYLGTVHFQRLLRDPPFTLISSIVDSDLVPLSPDTPLPTVTSYLAAYNMVSAPVVDESGSLLGAVTVDDVLDHLLPDDWRETDLHGEEGIGHGGR encoded by the coding sequence ATGGCTGCGGTCACACACAGGGTCTTCGTCTCCCACCTGTCCGGGGTGCCCGTGTTCGACCCGAACGGGGACCAGGTCGGCCGGGTCCGCGACCTGGTGGCGATGTTGCGGGTCGGCGGACGCCCGCCGCGCATCCTGGGCCTGGTGGTCGAGGTGATCAGCCGGCGGCGGATCTTCCTGCCGATGACCCGCGTGACGGGCGTCGAGTCCGGCCAGGTCATCACCACCGGCGTCGTCAACATGCGGCGCTTCGAACAGCGGCCCACCGAACGCCTCGTCCTCGGCGAGTTCCTGGACCGCCGGGTGCGGCTGGTGGACGGCCATGGCGAGGAAGGTGAGGAGGTCACCGTCCTGGACGTGGCCATCCAGCAGCTGCCCGCCCGCCGCGACTGGGAGATCGACAAGTACTTCGTCCGCAAGGGGCGCGGCGGGGCGCTGCGCCGGAAGGGCGAGACGCTGACGGTGGAGTGGTCGGCGGTCAGCGGCTTCTCGCTGGACGAGCACGGCCAGGGCGCGGAGAGCCTGGTCGCCACGTTCGAACGGCTGCGCCCCACCGATGTGGCCAACGCCCTGCACCACCTCTCGCCCAAGCGCCGGGCGGAGGTCGCGGCCGCCCTGGACGACGACCGGCTCGCCGACGTCCTGGAGGAGCTGCCCGAGGACGACCAGGTGGAGATCATCGGCAAGCTCGCCGAGGAGCGGGCCGCCGACGTCCTGGAGGCGATGGACCCCGACGACGCGGCCGACCTGCTCTCCGAGCTGCCCGAGGAGGACAAGGAGCGGCTGCTGGAGCTGATGCGCCCCGACGACGCGGCCGACGTGCGGCGGCTGCTGTCGTACGAGGAACGGACGGCGGGCGGTCTGATGACGACCGAGCCGATCGTGCTGCGGCCGGACGCCACGGTGGCCGACGCGCTGGCGCGGGTGCGCCAGCAGGACCTGTCGCCGGCGCTGGCCGCTCAGGTGTACGTCTGCCGCTCCCCCGACGAGACCCCGACCGGCAAGTACCTGGGCACGGTGCACTTCCAGCGGCTGCTGCGCGATCCGCCGTTCACCCTGATCAGCTCGATCGTCGACAGCGATCTGGTGCCGCTGTCGCCGGACACCCCGCTGCCGACCGTCACCAGCTATCTGGCGGCGTACAACATGGTCTCGGCGCCCGTGGTGGACGAGAGCGGTTCGCTGCTGGGCGCGGTGACCGTGGACGACGTGCTGGACCACCTGCTGCCCGACGACTGGCGCGAGACGGATCTGCACGGGGAGGAGGGGATCGGGCATGGCGGGCGATGA
- a CDS encoding DUF1003 domain-containing protein produces MAGDERAKAASTGSSGLVRPPRTRLDQPKDPRRRLLPEYDPEAFGRFSERIARFLGTGRFIVWMTLTIIVWVVWNIFAPEHLRFDEYPFIFLTLALSLQASYAAPLILLAQNRQDDRDRVTHEQDRKQNERSIADTEYLTREIAALRMGLGEVATRDWIRSELQDMVKDMEERRWAFPAESDEGDR; encoded by the coding sequence ATGGCGGGCGATGAGCGGGCGAAGGCGGCCTCGACCGGCTCCTCGGGCCTGGTGCGGCCCCCGCGCACCCGGCTGGACCAGCCGAAGGACCCGCGCCGGCGGCTGCTGCCGGAGTACGACCCGGAGGCGTTCGGCCGGTTCTCGGAGCGGATCGCCCGCTTCCTGGGGACCGGGCGGTTCATCGTCTGGATGACCCTGACGATCATCGTCTGGGTGGTGTGGAACATCTTCGCCCCGGAGCATCTGCGCTTCGACGAGTACCCGTTCATCTTCCTGACCCTGGCGCTCTCGCTCCAGGCGTCCTACGCCGCGCCGCTGATCCTCCTCGCGCAGAACCGGCAGGACGACCGCGACCGGGTCACCCACGAGCAGGACCGCAAGCAGAACGAGCGCTCCATCGCCGACACCGAGTACCTGACGCGGGAGATCGCGGCACTGCGCATGGGCCTGGGCGAGGTCGCCACCCGCGACTGGATCCGCTCGGAACTCCAGGACATGGTGAAGGACATGGAGGAGCGCCGGTGGGCGTTCCCGGCCGAGAGTGACGAAGGCGACCGCTGA